The following are encoded together in the Kribbella voronezhensis genome:
- a CDS encoding AlkA N-terminal domain-containing protein, whose protein sequence is MTTYSAVRTTGIYCRPGCGAKPLAENVRTFEVAAAAEAEGYRACLRCRPYRVAGTVADDAPELVCRAVQLIISGVLDAADETALGAQLGMSARHLRRLFNDHLGVTPDQFARSRRAHFARRLLDDSELTIADIAFASGFGSLRQFNRAMREVFRATPRELRERRRRSDRLAADGGLVLRMPYSPPYDWDAMTAFLARNAVPGVESVVDGVYRRTIALDGDLGMLEIGPGGVDHLLLKAHLPYWEGAIHVVERAGCLVGLTTEPILATAQLAGDPVIGPLIKARPGVRVPGAWGPFEVAIQAVVTHHPALMTPAMGAEVLRRVVEGAGVVVSGLGFGLTHAFPSAEAVAGAELYGVPEEVGRTVRALAGEVAEGNLSLAACAPLEELTGALLAIDGVSETAAQWIALRLGARDASPKTKEPNEEWRPWRALATMQLEAAEQTA, encoded by the coding sequence GTGACTACGTATTCGGCGGTGCGGACGACCGGGATCTACTGTCGGCCCGGGTGTGGGGCGAAGCCGTTGGCGGAGAACGTGCGGACGTTCGAAGTGGCTGCCGCGGCTGAGGCCGAGGGGTATCGCGCGTGCTTGCGGTGCCGGCCGTACCGGGTAGCGGGGACCGTCGCGGACGACGCGCCCGAGTTGGTGTGCCGCGCGGTGCAGCTGATCATCTCGGGCGTCCTCGACGCCGCGGACGAGACCGCGCTCGGCGCGCAACTGGGGATGTCGGCGAGACATCTGCGGCGGCTGTTCAACGATCATCTCGGCGTGACGCCGGATCAGTTCGCGCGGTCCCGGCGGGCGCATTTCGCCAGGCGGTTGCTGGACGACTCGGAGTTGACGATCGCGGACATCGCCTTCGCCTCCGGATTCGGGAGTCTTCGGCAGTTCAATCGGGCGATGCGGGAGGTGTTCCGCGCGACGCCGCGGGAGCTGCGCGAACGGCGTCGCCGCTCGGACCGGCTGGCCGCGGACGGTGGTCTCGTACTGCGTATGCCGTACTCGCCGCCGTACGACTGGGACGCGATGACCGCGTTCCTCGCCAGGAACGCGGTGCCGGGAGTCGAGTCGGTCGTCGATGGTGTCTATCGCCGGACGATCGCGCTCGACGGCGACCTGGGGATGCTGGAGATCGGGCCCGGAGGTGTCGATCATCTGCTGCTGAAGGCTCATCTTCCTTACTGGGAAGGGGCGATCCACGTGGTCGAACGAGCCGGCTGCCTCGTCGGGCTGACCACCGAACCGATCCTCGCGACCGCTCAACTCGCCGGCGACCCCGTCATCGGCCCACTCATCAAGGCCCGCCCGGGGGTGCGAGTTCCCGGCGCTTGGGGTCCTTTTGAAGTCGCCATACAAGCAGTTGTCACGCACCATCCGGCGCTCATGACGCCGGCGATGGGGGCGGAAGTGCTCAGGCGGGTGGTTGAGGGGGCGGGGGTGGTGGTGAGTGGGCTGGGGTTCGGGTTGACGCATGCGTTTCCGTCGGCAGAGGCGGTGGCCGGGGCGGAGCTGTACGGCGTACCGGAGGAGGTGGGCCGGACGGTCAGGGCCCTCGCCGGTGAAGTTGCTGAGGGCAACTTGTCGTTGGCGGCGTGTGCGCCGTTGGAGGAGTTGACCGGCGCGTTGCTGGCGATCGACGGTGTGAGTGAGACGGCGGCTCAGTGGATCGCGTTGCGGCTCGGTGCTCGCGATGCTTCACCGAAGACGAAGGAGCCCAACGAGGAATGGCGCCCGTGGCGCGCGCTCGCCACGATGCAGTTGGAGGCCGCAGAACAAACCGCCTGA
- a CDS encoding putative quinol monooxygenase, producing MLAKVFPIKLKDGNQAKAEELVQVFAPQGPGQEEGTLSFRVYRDPAQPDYLLFVEHFADQAAYDAHTGSAVYKELIAGRFADLIVEFVEIDHELVVSL from the coding sequence GTGCTTGCCAAGGTATTTCCGATCAAGTTGAAGGACGGCAACCAGGCGAAGGCCGAGGAACTCGTCCAGGTGTTCGCGCCGCAAGGCCCCGGGCAGGAGGAGGGCACCCTGTCCTTCCGCGTGTACCGCGACCCGGCGCAGCCGGACTACCTGCTGTTCGTGGAGCACTTCGCCGACCAGGCGGCGTACGACGCGCACACCGGTTCGGCGGTGTACAAGGAGCTCATCGCGGGCCGGTTCGCGGACCTGATCGTCGAGTTCGTCGAGATCGATCACGAACTGGTGGTGAGCTTGTGA
- a CDS encoding CGNR zinc finger domain-containing protein, with translation MSNLVSSDVGLLLELLNSAPIVDGVPTDALRGSGATGWLRERGIPGPPAAAREVRDAVAAVVRGEASAGSLQKYVRDVRQVVVVSADGVRWRLEGARFPARAVLAWAEVKDRLRPCENDAECRLFLIDRSKANARRWCSMSTCGNRLKARRHQARLHD, from the coding sequence ATGTCCAATCTGGTTAGCTCTGATGTGGGGCTGCTGCTGGAGCTGCTGAACTCGGCACCGATCGTCGACGGGGTGCCGACCGACGCGCTGCGTGGGTCGGGCGCGACCGGCTGGTTGCGCGAGCGTGGCATTCCGGGTCCGCCGGCGGCTGCGCGCGAAGTACGGGATGCCGTCGCCGCCGTAGTACGGGGGGAAGCGTCCGCTGGAAGTCTGCAGAAGTACGTGCGCGATGTGCGGCAGGTGGTGGTGGTATCAGCCGACGGGGTGCGGTGGCGGCTCGAGGGTGCGCGATTCCCGGCGAGAGCCGTGCTGGCGTGGGCTGAGGTGAAGGACAGGTTGCGGCCCTGTGAGAACGACGCGGAATGCAGGTTGTTCTTGATCGACCGCAGCAAGGCGAATGCGCGTCGCTGGTGCTCGATGTCGACCTGTGGCAACCGGCTCAAGGCGCGCCGCCACCAGGCGCGGCTGCACGACTAG
- a CDS encoding alpha/beta fold hydrolase — MTVHHRTVEVEGHEIFYREAGPVDAPVLLLLHGFPTSSHMFRDLIPKLADKYHVIAPDHLGFGYSAMPPADAFGYSFARLAEITTAFTEKLGLTAYGLYVQDYGAPIGWRMALAHPERITAIVTQNGNAYEDGIVEAMWADIVAYDADPTPENAGAVGRMHSEAMVKWQYQHGVPDQTLLSPDAWQHDLSLLSRPGADQVQVDLARTYLTNFALYPKFQEYFRTSQVPLLAVWGENDEIFPPAGAKAFRRDLPDAEVHLLPTGHFALETHAAEIATLIDGFLTRTLG; from the coding sequence ATGACCGTTCACCACCGGACCGTCGAGGTCGAGGGGCACGAGATCTTCTACCGCGAGGCGGGGCCCGTCGACGCGCCCGTGCTGCTGCTGTTGCACGGGTTTCCGACCAGCTCGCACATGTTCCGCGACCTGATCCCGAAGCTGGCGGACAAGTACCACGTGATCGCGCCCGATCACCTGGGCTTCGGCTATTCGGCGATGCCGCCGGCAGATGCTTTCGGCTACAGCTTCGCCAGGCTCGCGGAGATCACGACGGCTTTCACCGAGAAGCTCGGCCTCACGGCGTACGGGCTTTATGTGCAGGACTATGGCGCGCCGATCGGGTGGCGGATGGCGCTGGCGCATCCGGAGCGGATCACGGCGATCGTGACGCAGAACGGGAACGCGTACGAGGACGGCATCGTCGAGGCGATGTGGGCGGACATCGTTGCCTATGACGCCGATCCGACGCCGGAGAACGCTGGCGCGGTGGGCCGGATGCACAGTGAGGCGATGGTGAAATGGCAGTACCAGCACGGGGTGCCGGACCAGACGCTGCTCAGCCCGGACGCCTGGCAGCACGATCTTTCCCTGCTGAGCCGGCCCGGCGCCGATCAGGTGCAGGTGGACCTGGCCCGGACCTATCTGACGAACTTCGCGCTGTACCCGAAGTTCCAGGAGTACTTCCGCACCAGCCAGGTCCCGCTGCTCGCGGTGTGGGGCGAGAACGACGAGATCTTCCCACCCGCCGGCGCCAAGGCTTTCCGACGTGACCTCCCCGACGCCGAGGTCCACCTCCTCCCCACCGGCCACTTCGCGCTGGAGACCCACGCCGCCGAGATCGCCACCCTGATCGACGGCTTCCTCACCCGGACCCTCGGCTGA
- a CDS encoding RNA methyltransferase, producing the protein MSSRNARFQVWQALLSNRNKRQRAGEFLVQGVRPISVAVERGWPIRALIHDADRPLSRWAQDLLREQRGAERVGMTADLLAELGEKDEAAPEVIAVMEMPPDDLDRIQVGQDFLGVVFDRPTGPGNIGSIIRSADAFGADGLIVTGHAADVYDPKSVRASTGSIFALPSVRVPSQREVMEWVAKRRTEGVPLVIVGTDEHGTVDIFDHDLTQPTLLLIGNETSGLSAAWKDLADQLVRIPMTGSASSLNAANAATAVLYEAARQRAHSSKTDAGGNT; encoded by the coding sequence GTGAGTAGCCGGAACGCGCGGTTTCAGGTGTGGCAGGCGTTGCTCAGCAATCGGAACAAACGGCAGCGGGCCGGTGAGTTCCTGGTGCAGGGGGTCCGGCCGATCAGCGTCGCCGTCGAGCGCGGCTGGCCGATCCGGGCGCTGATCCACGACGCCGACCGGCCGTTGTCGCGCTGGGCGCAGGACCTGCTGCGCGAACAGCGCGGCGCCGAGCGCGTCGGCATGACCGCGGACCTGCTGGCCGAGCTCGGCGAGAAGGACGAAGCCGCACCCGAGGTCATCGCGGTGATGGAGATGCCACCGGACGACCTCGACCGGATCCAGGTCGGCCAGGACTTTCTCGGCGTCGTCTTCGACCGGCCGACAGGACCGGGCAACATCGGTTCGATCATCCGCTCCGCCGACGCGTTCGGCGCCGACGGGCTGATCGTCACCGGGCACGCCGCCGACGTGTACGACCCGAAGTCCGTGCGCGCGAGCACGGGCTCGATCTTCGCCCTGCCGTCGGTCCGGGTCCCGTCGCAGCGCGAAGTGATGGAGTGGGTGGCGAAGCGCCGTACGGAAGGTGTTCCGCTCGTGATCGTCGGCACCGACGAGCACGGCACGGTCGACATCTTCGACCACGACCTCACCCAGCCGACGCTGCTGCTGATCGGCAACGAGACCTCCGGCCTGAGCGCCGCCTGGAAGGACCTCGCGGACCAGCTCGTGCGGATCCCGATGACCGGTTCGGCGAGTTCGCTCAACGCGGCCAACGCCGCGACGGCCGTCCTCTACGAAGCTGCCCGGCAGCGTGCCCATTCGTCCAAGACGGATGCCGGCGGCAACACCTAA
- a CDS encoding helix-turn-helix domain-containing protein codes for MEDPLSASLASAVQQARVALDLSVNALAERSGVSRAMIGKIERGEAQPTAVLLGRLSGALGMTLSELVARAEEGTGELLRRAADQPVWTDPATGYRRRAVSPVTDGPLELVEVELPAGASVSYPADAYIFKYQQIWVLDGHLRFHEGPVVHDLAAGDCLQLGQPSPTTFENPGTADCRYLVALVKGRG; via the coding sequence ATGGAAGATCCGCTGTCCGCCTCGCTCGCGTCCGCCGTGCAGCAGGCCCGGGTCGCGCTCGATCTGTCGGTGAACGCCCTGGCCGAGCGATCCGGCGTCTCCCGCGCGATGATCGGCAAGATCGAGCGCGGCGAGGCGCAGCCGACCGCAGTACTGCTCGGACGTCTCTCCGGTGCGCTCGGCATGACCTTGTCCGAGCTGGTCGCCCGAGCCGAGGAAGGTACCGGCGAACTGCTCCGCCGGGCCGCCGACCAGCCGGTGTGGACAGATCCGGCGACCGGCTATCGGCGCCGGGCCGTCTCCCCCGTCACCGACGGCCCCCTCGAACTGGTCGAGGTCGAACTCCCGGCCGGCGCCTCCGTCTCCTACCCGGCCGACGCCTACATCTTCAAGTACCAGCAGATCTGGGTCCTCGACGGCCACCTCCGCTTCCACGAGGGCCCGGTGGTCCATGACCTGGCGGCCGGCGACTGCCTCCAACTCGGCCAACCCTCGCCGACCACCTTCGAGAACCCCGGTACGGCGGACTGTCGCTACCTGGTCGCCTTGGTCAAAGGCCGCGGCTGA
- a CDS encoding VOC family protein, which yields MSGHSGRPDQKRRWTMEIKAVLAVLPVTEIGPATEWYESFFGRPADSRPMDSLAEWHLSDQATVQVFEDPGKAGRTAVNFFVDDLDTARSTLSAAGITTTDPTEVAQGRQRLATTADPDNNQLGLLQHLT from the coding sequence GTGAGCGGCCATTCCGGCCGCCCTGACCAGAAGAGGCGATGGACGATGGAGATCAAGGCCGTACTCGCAGTGCTCCCGGTCACCGAGATCGGACCGGCAACCGAGTGGTACGAGTCGTTCTTCGGACGCCCCGCGGACAGCCGGCCGATGGACAGCCTGGCCGAATGGCACCTGAGCGATCAAGCAACCGTCCAGGTCTTCGAGGACCCCGGCAAGGCCGGGCGGACCGCCGTCAACTTCTTCGTCGACGACCTCGACACCGCCCGCTCCACCCTTTCGGCCGCAGGCATCACCACCACCGACCCCACGGAAGTCGCACAGGGCCGCCAACGCCTCGCGACCACCGCCGACCCGGACAACAACCAACTAGGCCTCCTCCAACACCTCACCTGA
- a CDS encoding FAD-dependent monooxygenase, with the protein MEQVVIAGAGPNGLMLAGELKLAGVGAIVLERLPERSTVPRANGLVGQVVRMLDRRGLYERLNPGQPVPVPTPRFVFGALPLELSRLADNPLYLLQAPQVRIEQVLQERALELGVEIRRGHELAGFTQDADAVRIQIDGPDGSYELTSRFLVGADGGHSLTRKLAGIDFPGVTHDDTVSRTAHATVAAELVDPRGELSIPGYGKIPPFMHHRTERGVFVYAPFPSGPPLISTAERRVAPGDDPVTLAEVQESAERILGVELELSPPEGDGPHQLRRVEGGNSRLADRFREGRVLLVGDAAHVHSAIGGPGLNLGLQDTVNLGWKLAAELQGWAPEGLLDTYESERRPVGERVVMHTQAQSALIAPGKEVTALRQLMTELLDNPANVQHLADLMSGADIRYGGGGHPLVGRWAPDLVISEASGRSSRLAELTRSARPLLIDLTENAGFAELLAEADRIEVVAGQGAGPGQPVALLIRPDGYVAWAADADGPAEREALGDALERWFAVRVQPRPLTKATR; encoded by the coding sequence ATGGAACAAGTCGTCATCGCAGGTGCGGGACCGAACGGTCTGATGCTCGCCGGCGAACTCAAGTTGGCCGGCGTCGGCGCGATCGTGCTCGAGCGGCTGCCGGAACGCAGTACTGTCCCGCGGGCTAACGGCCTGGTCGGCCAGGTCGTCCGGATGCTCGACCGGCGAGGCCTGTACGAACGGCTGAACCCGGGCCAGCCGGTGCCGGTGCCGACGCCCCGGTTCGTTTTCGGCGCGCTGCCCCTGGAACTGAGCCGCCTCGCCGACAACCCGCTCTACCTGCTGCAGGCTCCCCAGGTCCGGATCGAGCAGGTGCTCCAGGAGCGAGCGCTGGAGCTGGGAGTCGAGATCCGTCGCGGTCACGAACTGGCCGGCTTCACCCAGGATGCCGACGCCGTCCGGATCCAGATCGACGGCCCGGACGGATCGTACGAACTCACCTCGCGCTTCCTGGTCGGCGCCGACGGCGGCCACAGCCTCACCCGCAAGCTCGCGGGCATCGACTTCCCGGGCGTCACTCACGACGACACGGTCTCCCGTACTGCGCATGCCACGGTCGCCGCCGAACTCGTCGACCCGCGCGGCGAGCTGAGCATCCCCGGCTACGGCAAGATCCCACCGTTCATGCATCACCGGACCGAGCGCGGTGTCTTCGTCTACGCACCCTTCCCGAGTGGGCCGCCGCTGATCAGTACTGCGGAACGGCGCGTTGCGCCGGGGGATGACCCGGTGACACTCGCCGAAGTACAGGAAAGTGCCGAGCGAATCCTCGGCGTCGAGCTGGAACTCAGTCCGCCGGAAGGCGACGGGCCGCACCAGTTGCGGCGGGTCGAAGGTGGGAACAGTCGGCTGGCCGACCGGTTCCGCGAGGGCCGGGTGCTACTGGTCGGTGACGCCGCGCACGTGCACTCGGCGATCGGTGGTCCGGGACTCAACCTGGGTCTGCAGGACACCGTCAACCTCGGCTGGAAGCTGGCCGCCGAGCTCCAGGGCTGGGCGCCCGAGGGTCTGCTCGACACCTACGAGTCCGAGCGGCGGCCGGTCGGCGAGCGGGTGGTGATGCACACCCAGGCGCAGAGCGCATTGATTGCCCCAGGCAAAGAAGTTACGGCGTTGCGGCAGTTGATGACGGAACTGCTCGACAATCCGGCCAACGTTCAGCACCTCGCGGACCTGATGTCGGGCGCGGACATCCGGTACGGCGGCGGCGGGCATCCGCTGGTCGGCCGGTGGGCGCCGGATCTGGTGATCTCCGAGGCTTCCGGTCGCTCCAGTCGGCTGGCCGAGTTGACCCGCAGTGCTCGGCCGTTGTTGATCGACCTCACCGAGAACGCGGGCTTCGCGGAGCTGCTTGCCGAAGCCGACCGGATCGAGGTCGTCGCCGGCCAAGGAGCGGGTCCCGGGCAGCCGGTGGCCTTGCTGATCAGGCCGGACGGGTATGTGGCCTGGGCTGCCGATGCCGACGGGCCGGCCGAGCGGGAGGCACTTGGCGACGCGCTCGAGCGCTGGTTCGCAGTACGGGTTCAGCCGCGGCCTTTGACCAAGGCGACCAGGTAG
- a CDS encoding TetR/AcrR family transcriptional regulator codes for MDGLREQKKRETRIALSWAAIRLTVERGYQNVRVEDIAAEAGVSLRTFRNYFSNKAEAIAARQVDRITRIADGLRARPADEPLWVAIRAAVEENYLLGQPEQGTALPPDDQWLAGVRLMGTEPALRGELAKAHAQVQEDFAKAVADRTGSTGLYPRLVAAAFSAAVATVSEEWQRADPPRPLAELLHEALDLLTAGLPEPRPPA; via the coding sequence ATGGACGGTTTGCGGGAGCAGAAGAAGCGGGAGACGCGGATCGCGCTGAGCTGGGCGGCGATCCGGTTGACGGTGGAGCGCGGCTATCAGAATGTCCGGGTCGAGGACATCGCCGCCGAGGCCGGTGTCTCGCTGCGGACCTTCCGCAACTACTTCTCGAACAAGGCGGAGGCGATCGCCGCCCGCCAGGTCGACCGGATCACCCGGATCGCCGACGGGCTCCGGGCCCGTCCGGCCGACGAGCCGTTGTGGGTGGCGATCCGGGCAGCGGTCGAGGAGAACTACCTGCTCGGTCAGCCCGAGCAGGGGACCGCGCTGCCGCCCGATGATCAATGGCTCGCCGGGGTGCGGTTGATGGGGACCGAGCCGGCCCTGCGCGGCGAGTTGGCGAAGGCGCACGCGCAGGTGCAGGAGGACTTCGCCAAGGCGGTCGCCGACCGGACCGGATCCACCGGCCTGTATCCGCGGCTGGTCGCGGCCGCGTTCAGTGCGGCCGTCGCGACGGTGTCGGAGGAATGGCAGCGCGCCGATCCGCCGAGGCCGCTGGCCGAACTGCTCCATGAAGCTCTCGACCTGCTGACCGCCGGCCTCCCGGAGCCTCGGCCGCCGGCCTGA
- a CDS encoding class I SAM-dependent methyltransferase translates to MNNVYTHGHHESVLRSHRWRTAENSAGYLLTHLRPGMSLLDVGAGPGTITADLARLIQPGPTTALEASESALDVTRSTFAELDIKVEFVVGDVHQLDLPDDSYDVVHAHQVLQHVADPVQALREMRRVCKPGGIVAARDSDYRAFAWYPLLPELDEWMELYQRLARANGGEPDAGRRLLSWALEAGFENVESTASNWTFANDEDRAWWGGMWADRILESAMAHQARADGVPESTLQRISAAWQTWSTTPDAWISLLHGEILATA, encoded by the coding sequence ATGAACAACGTCTACACGCACGGCCACCACGAATCGGTCCTGCGTTCGCACCGCTGGCGGACCGCGGAGAACTCGGCCGGCTACCTGCTCACCCACCTTCGTCCCGGCATGTCCTTGCTCGACGTCGGCGCAGGTCCCGGCACCATCACCGCCGACCTCGCCCGTCTCATTCAGCCGGGCCCGACCACTGCCCTCGAAGCAAGCGAGTCGGCGCTCGACGTCACTCGATCGACCTTCGCCGAGCTCGACATCAAGGTCGAGTTCGTCGTGGGTGACGTGCACCAGCTGGACCTCCCGGACGACTCGTACGACGTGGTGCACGCGCACCAGGTCCTGCAGCACGTGGCCGATCCGGTCCAGGCGTTGCGGGAGATGCGCAGGGTCTGCAAGCCGGGCGGGATCGTCGCCGCGCGCGACTCGGACTACCGCGCCTTCGCCTGGTATCCGTTGCTGCCCGAGTTGGACGAGTGGATGGAGCTGTACCAGCGACTCGCGCGGGCCAACGGAGGCGAGCCCGATGCCGGTCGCCGGCTGCTGTCCTGGGCACTGGAAGCGGGCTTCGAGAACGTCGAGTCGACCGCGAGCAACTGGACCTTCGCGAACGACGAGGATCGCGCCTGGTGGGGCGGGATGTGGGCCGACCGGATCCTCGAGTCGGCGATGGCCCACCAGGCCCGCGCGGACGGCGTACCGGAGTCGACGCTGCAAAGGATCTCGGCCGCGTGGCAGACCTGGTCGACGACGCCCGACGCCTGGATCTCCTTGCTACACGGCGAAATCCTCGCTACGGCCTGA
- a CDS encoding VOC family protein yields MTASVRPQPMIAVSDVEKSSAWYCELLGAASGHGGPEYEQLLVDGELILQLHKLEVGHHHGAIGDPEVALGNGVALWFEVDSLEAAAARARSAGFTIQTDLHHNPNAGHQELWLRDPDHFLVVLSDPAA; encoded by the coding sequence ATGACTGCATCCGTACGACCCCAGCCGATGATCGCCGTGTCCGACGTGGAGAAGAGCAGCGCCTGGTACTGCGAACTGCTGGGCGCGGCGAGCGGCCACGGCGGACCGGAGTACGAACAGCTCCTGGTCGACGGGGAGCTCATCCTCCAACTCCACAAGCTCGAAGTCGGCCATCACCATGGTGCGATCGGCGACCCAGAGGTTGCGCTGGGCAACGGTGTGGCGCTCTGGTTCGAGGTCGACTCCCTGGAAGCCGCAGCCGCTCGGGCCCGGTCAGCCGGTTTCACGATCCAGACCGACCTCCACCACAACCCGAACGCAGGCCACCAGGAGCTCTGGCTCCGCGACCCGGACCACTTCCTCGTAGTACTGTCCGATCCCGCTGCCTGA
- a CDS encoding isocitrate lyase/PEP mutase family protein, giving the protein MTIDRLAQARELQALHRQPPLVLPNAWDPGSARAIEAAGAKAIATTSAGVSWADGVTDAGGLTRTAALSALRRIVSVVSVPVTADIEGGYGGSPAEVGETVAEVIEIGAVGINLEDSSGGALIDPAAQAERIAAARAAADAAGIELCINARIDTYFFGDPADTVKRAAIYTEAGADVLFVPGLLDPAAIRELVPQLARPLNLMVGPGALTVAELVDLGVTRISVGPAITAGAYGLAAGAAEELLTHGTYNLLKAAAGYAKHNNLLH; this is encoded by the coding sequence GTGACCATCGATCGATTGGCGCAGGCACGCGAACTGCAGGCGCTGCATCGGCAGCCGCCGCTCGTCCTGCCGAACGCCTGGGACCCGGGCTCGGCGCGGGCGATCGAGGCCGCGGGCGCGAAGGCGATCGCGACGACCAGCGCAGGTGTTTCGTGGGCCGACGGTGTCACGGATGCCGGCGGACTCACCCGGACGGCCGCCCTCTCGGCGCTGCGCCGGATCGTCTCCGTCGTCTCGGTGCCGGTCACGGCAGACATCGAGGGCGGGTACGGCGGGTCGCCGGCTGAGGTCGGCGAGACGGTGGCCGAGGTGATCGAGATCGGTGCCGTCGGCATCAATCTCGAAGACAGCTCGGGCGGTGCGCTGATCGACCCGGCCGCACAGGCGGAACGGATCGCGGCCGCCCGGGCTGCCGCGGACGCGGCCGGTATCGAGCTCTGCATCAACGCACGGATCGACACGTATTTCTTCGGCGATCCGGCGGACACGGTCAAGCGCGCCGCAATCTACACCGAGGCCGGCGCGGACGTGCTGTTCGTTCCTGGCTTGCTCGATCCCGCAGCGATTCGCGAACTCGTCCCGCAACTCGCCCGGCCGCTCAATCTGATGGTCGGCCCGGGTGCGCTCACCGTCGCAGAACTCGTCGACCTCGGCGTCACCAGAATCAGCGTCGGCCCAGCCATCACCGCCGGCGCCTACGGCCTGGCCGCGGGCGCTGCCGAAGAGCTCCTCACCCACGGCACCTACAACCTCCTCAAAGCCGCCGCGGGTTACGCCAAACACAACAACCTCCTCCACTGA
- a CDS encoding TerC family protein — MTVSPLAWILTVAAILALLVFDYVFHVRTAHVPTTREAAGWSALYVGIALLFGVGTLVLGGSSMGSEYFAGYITEKALSVDNLFVFLIIMGSFRVPRENQQKVLLVGIVISLVFRTAFILLGSALINQFAWVFYLFGLALLVTAGNMFRPQTEESHSAQNIIVRFARRLFPTTDGYDGDRLFTRLDGRRVMTPMLLVMVAIGGTDLMFALDSIPAIFGLTQNVFVVFSATAFSLLGLRQLYFLLDGLLDRLIYLSYGLAAILAFIGTKLILHALHENNLPFVNDGEPIKVVEISTGLSLVVILVVLLITIFGSLFSTRGRTQTAMANVRRDATAYLDAEYTDDPAERERIYRRLLDSRDHIIALGPKAKQIVKNEPELLELCARASASHEASAAATGTPHRH, encoded by the coding sequence ATGACCGTTTCCCCGCTGGCCTGGATCCTGACGGTCGCGGCGATCCTGGCCCTGCTGGTGTTCGACTACGTGTTCCACGTCCGGACCGCACACGTCCCGACCACCCGGGAGGCGGCCGGCTGGTCCGCCCTGTACGTCGGGATCGCGCTGCTCTTCGGCGTCGGGACGCTGGTCCTCGGCGGCAGCTCGATGGGCTCGGAGTACTTCGCCGGCTACATCACCGAGAAGGCACTGTCGGTCGACAACCTGTTCGTGTTCCTGATCATCATGGGCAGCTTCCGGGTGCCGCGGGAGAACCAGCAGAAGGTGCTGCTGGTCGGCATCGTCATCTCACTGGTCTTCCGGACGGCGTTCATCCTGCTCGGCTCGGCGTTGATCAACCAGTTCGCCTGGGTCTTCTACCTGTTCGGGCTGGCCCTGCTGGTCACCGCCGGCAACATGTTCCGGCCGCAGACCGAGGAGTCGCACTCGGCCCAGAACATCATCGTCAGGTTCGCCCGCCGGCTGTTCCCGACCACCGACGGCTACGACGGCGACCGGCTGTTCACCCGGCTCGACGGCCGCCGGGTGATGACCCCGATGCTGCTGGTGATGGTGGCCATCGGCGGCACCGACCTGATGTTCGCGCTGGACTCGATCCCGGCGATCTTCGGGCTCACCCAGAACGTCTTCGTGGTGTTCAGCGCGACCGCGTTCAGCCTGCTCGGCCTGCGCCAGTTGTACTTCCTGCTCGACGGCCTGCTGGACCGGCTGATCTACCTGTCCTACGGACTGGCCGCGATCCTGGCGTTCATCGGCACCAAGCTGATCCTGCACGCACTGCACGAGAACAACCTGCCGTTCGTCAACGACGGCGAGCCGATCAAGGTCGTCGAGATCAGCACCGGACTGTCGCTGGTGGTCATCCTGGTCGTGCTGCTGATCACGATCTTCGGCTCGCTCTTCAGCACCCGCGGCCGCACCCAGACCGCGATGGCCAACGTACGCCGGGACGCGACCGCCTACCTCGACGCCGAGTACACCGACGATCCGGCCGAACGCGAGCGCATCTACCGCCGGCTCCTGGACTCCCGCGACCACATCATCGCCCTCGGCCCGAAGGCCAAGCAGATCGTCAAGAACGAGCCCGAACTCCTCGAACTCTGCGCCCGCGCCTCGGCCAGCCACGAAGCCTCGGCCGCGGCGACGGGCACGCCGCACCGGCACTAG